From a single Bacillus pseudomycoides DSM 12442 genomic region:
- a CDS encoding FtsX-like permease family protein yields MGLLTIATKNLKNNFSFYSFYFVSVAFVLMVFFAFISFSMNDIIMEKISSDGRVETMSRTVAIFVMAFVLFYMSYSNTFFMKKRMKELGIYSLLGYRKSTMVKLLTFENIIISFTALIVGIVLGAVAHKGIIEVIVKVLKLNINTSEVPLINLDSVLFTFIFIFAVLTVLFLSNWIILRKSSLLTLVCMEKKEEKQMKVSTALSLLGLFLILVGYFLAIDIIRGTESLWKTIGFSPIALLTMLSVVLGTIFFIHSFLPFAIQKLKKKKKWFYKESNIIIIPNFIFKIRSKAKTLILLTLLAAGTLAIFGATILTLYYPIAATERIVPSAIEFPLEDKESANKAIKAVQDTVGKENMKYKETTIIQGASSSENLPKEYSMKKEHGFDLISESDYRDLINFQGKNVEFENLAKHESILVKYRPEKEKLDKENTYTLNLTSTKSVDVKVKETTLLNPIGFANSVGTLIISDKLYKEIKALGLPEKTMMSINGTDMRDNKEVYENLAPLFKDNIYFTSSYQKNDYIIQQNSSTFLLISFVTIIFFIATGSILYFHNLSSIMSNENEFTILQRMGYNKKKIKRIIRKEIFTLFSIPYILGAAHSIFALVAYKTALMDDLLGKGSAFILPILFALIIFTVVYIIYYLLTKRACYKIIFNDKK; encoded by the coding sequence GTGGGATTATTAACAATAGCAACAAAGAATCTGAAGAATAACTTTTCCTTCTATTCGTTCTATTTCGTTTCAGTGGCTTTTGTTTTGATGGTGTTTTTCGCCTTTATTTCTTTTTCCATGAACGATATTATCATGGAAAAGATTTCGTCTGATGGTAGAGTAGAAACAATGTCGAGAACGGTGGCAATCTTCGTTATGGCATTTGTACTATTCTATATGTCATACTCCAATACTTTCTTTATGAAAAAAAGAATGAAAGAACTGGGAATTTATTCGCTCTTGGGGTATCGAAAGTCAACCATGGTAAAATTATTAACCTTTGAAAATATTATAATTTCTTTTACTGCTCTAATTGTAGGTATCGTGCTGGGTGCTGTTGCTCATAAAGGAATTATTGAGGTGATAGTCAAAGTACTAAAATTAAACATTAATACTTCTGAAGTGCCATTAATTAATCTTGATTCGGTACTATTCACTTTTATTTTTATATTTGCTGTTTTGACTGTCTTATTCTTATCAAACTGGATAATCCTTCGAAAAAGTTCCTTACTTACTTTGGTATGTATGGAGAAAAAGGAAGAAAAGCAGATGAAAGTTAGTACAGCTTTATCCCTATTAGGACTATTCTTGATTTTGGTAGGCTATTTCTTAGCTATTGATATTATAAGAGGAACCGAATCATTGTGGAAAACGATAGGGTTTTCACCAATCGCACTTTTAACAATGTTAAGTGTGGTATTAGGGACAATCTTCTTTATTCACTCCTTTTTACCTTTTGCTATTCAAAAATTGAAGAAAAAGAAAAAATGGTTTTATAAGGAATCGAATATTATTATCATTCCAAACTTTATATTTAAAATCCGTTCGAAGGCAAAGACTTTAATTTTGTTAACTTTATTAGCTGCAGGAACTTTGGCTATATTTGGCGCCACTATACTAACGCTTTACTATCCAATTGCTGCTACAGAACGTATCGTACCGTCAGCTATTGAGTTCCCGTTGGAAGATAAAGAATCGGCTAATAAAGCAATTAAAGCTGTGCAAGATACTGTCGGAAAAGAAAACATGAAATACAAAGAAACGACTATTATTCAAGGAGCATCCTCTTCTGAAAATTTGCCTAAAGAATATAGTATGAAGAAAGAACATGGATTTGATCTAATCTCTGAGTCGGATTACAGGGATCTAATAAATTTTCAAGGGAAAAATGTAGAATTTGAGAATTTAGCTAAACATGAAAGTATTTTAGTGAAATATAGGCCTGAAAAAGAAAAGTTAGATAAAGAGAATACATATACTTTGAACTTAACATCTACAAAGAGTGTGGATGTGAAAGTGAAAGAGACTACATTACTTAACCCAATTGGATTTGCGAATAGTGTAGGAACCCTTATTATTTCTGACAAACTTTACAAAGAAATAAAAGCATTAGGGCTTCCAGAAAAGACTATGATGAGCATTAACGGAACAGATATGAGAGATAACAAAGAAGTTTATGAAAACTTAGCTCCACTATTTAAAGATAATATCTATTTTACAAGTAGTTATCAAAAAAATGATTACATTATCCAGCAGAATAGCTCAACATTCCTGCTCATTAGCTTTGTCACTATCATCTTTTTTATTGCAACAGGTAGCATACTCTATTTCCATAATCTTTCGAGTATAATGTCAAATGAAAATGAATTTACAATTTTACAAAGAATGGGATATAACAAGAAAAAGATAAAAAGGATAATAAGAAAAGAAATCTTTACGTTATTTAGCATCCCTTATATATTAGGGGCAGCGCATAGTATTTTTGCACTGGTGGCATACAAAACTGCTTTAATGGACGATTTATTAGGAAAAGGTAGTGCCTTTATATTACCTATTCTTTTTGCATTAATTATTTTTACTGTGGTTTATATCATTTATTATTTGTTAACAAAAAGAGCATGCTATAAAATTATATTTAACGATAAAAAGTAA
- a CDS encoding ATP-binding protein: MKKYYEQKQIFILMNQLCMIIFLCYEFLQGKIAGTAKLLPLTFITIMVIYGAYISFVNIKENNTLSKFSKLLFFASWQFLLTLNGSQISYTLSILLSVVILYKTVQFLLLFFFQDSIYAYKKETDWILKITCVLTLVAKLTNDKIFAALFSCQWIFSFICIIFLFLKNRERIKFIFKSEKKQLFKSVAILIALFIVYAMLFAGSPEYLSNLGWYIVILLPLFSIHAIAFKSHTFMKQYFLLKEGKMIFMFLCFIVFISSLGLLFKFNMITYFVIIHTIFWFVLLYFTLLFQDIKDTILNVDAEEPKPLPESSYVQNLLQIAKEERLKSEFSDYLHDEILQDILAVKNMMNKSNKEEIHEMIVKTLDDLNQSIRVQMQEYHPTLLKTLTLKKNYSNLLEMIQQKYGMKNIDISFNCNDNLFLVEPYNLVIYRILKELVTNAFKHSKCSKLVLSLTQENNKIELIVKDNGIGMGNEKHIPNEHRGVNSIKEQLFLLNGNMTISECNPSGLCIDIFIPMKGDDSYQYFINR; the protein is encoded by the coding sequence ATGAAAAAATACTATGAGCAAAAACAAATCTTTATTTTAATGAATCAACTTTGTATGATTATTTTTTTATGCTATGAATTTTTGCAAGGTAAGATTGCAGGAACAGCAAAGTTACTTCCACTAACGTTTATAACAATAATGGTCATATATGGGGCATATATTAGTTTTGTAAACATAAAAGAAAATAACACGCTATCAAAATTCTCCAAATTGCTATTTTTTGCTTCATGGCAATTTTTACTTACGCTTAACGGGAGTCAAATTTCTTATACACTAAGTATACTACTTAGTGTAGTAATTCTATATAAGACAGTACAATTTTTGCTTTTGTTCTTTTTCCAAGATTCTATTTATGCTTATAAAAAAGAGACAGACTGGATTTTAAAGATTACATGTGTATTAACATTGGTTGCGAAATTGACAAACGATAAAATATTTGCCGCTCTATTTTCATGTCAATGGATTTTTAGTTTTATTTGTATTATTTTTCTGTTTTTGAAAAATCGAGAACGAATTAAATTTATCTTCAAAAGCGAAAAAAAGCAGTTATTTAAATCTGTTGCTATTCTTATCGCTCTCTTTATTGTATATGCTATGTTGTTTGCAGGAAGCCCCGAATATTTAAGTAATTTAGGGTGGTATATCGTGATCCTGCTACCCTTATTTAGTATTCATGCGATTGCTTTTAAAAGCCATACATTTATGAAGCAATATTTTCTTTTAAAGGAAGGTAAAATGATATTCATGTTTTTATGTTTTATTGTTTTTATTAGTTCGCTTGGGCTGTTGTTTAAATTTAATATGATTACCTATTTTGTCATTATACATACGATTTTTTGGTTTGTTCTTCTTTATTTCACATTATTATTTCAAGACATAAAAGATACGATCTTAAATGTGGATGCAGAAGAACCTAAACCCTTGCCAGAAAGCTCTTACGTTCAAAATCTTTTACAGATAGCTAAAGAGGAGAGGTTGAAAAGTGAATTTTCTGATTATCTGCATGATGAAATATTACAAGATATATTAGCAGTTAAAAATATGATGAATAAATCTAATAAAGAAGAAATTCATGAAATGATAGTAAAAACGCTAGATGACTTAAACCAGTCTATACGTGTACAAATGCAAGAATACCACCCAACGTTATTAAAGACACTCACATTAAAAAAGAATTATAGTAATCTGCTTGAGATGATCCAGCAAAAATACGGAATGAAAAATATTGATATATCTTTTAATTGTAATGATAATTTATTCTTAGTTGAACCTTATAATCTTGTTATATATCGAATTTTAAAAGAATTAGTAACAAATGCGTTCAAACATTCTAAATGTTCTAAGTTAGTTTTGAGTTTGACACAAGAAAATAACAAAATAGAGCTTATAGTAAAAGATAATGGGATAGGTATGGGAAATGAGAAGCATATTCCTAATGAACATAGGGGGGTGAATTCGATTAAAGAACAACTGTTTTTGTTAAACGGTAACATGACAATTTCAGAATGTAATCCTTCTGGTTTATGTATTGATATTTTTATTCCTATGAAAGGAGATGATTCCTATCAATATTTTATTAATAGATGA
- a CDS encoding response regulator: protein MIPINILLIDDHALFSKSLEIALEDYPEIDEFYSLQNVGNVITIINEFKPDIILVDINLSNISSEDGLEIAKTILDSKCDTKIAILTGYDLPVYRYEAQKIGVSGFINKNIMPDKLLEILIKINEGICYFPMSMDYVEELTDSEKQILQLLCGGYKRKEIATMLYASERTISNHIQHMFDKLDVSSSLEAVTKGIQLGYIQPHYRNR, encoded by the coding sequence ATGATTCCTATCAATATTTTATTAATAGATGACCATGCTTTGTTTTCAAAAAGTTTGGAGATAGCTTTAGAAGATTATCCTGAGATAGATGAATTCTATTCATTACAAAATGTTGGAAATGTTATCACAATCATTAATGAGTTTAAGCCAGATATTATTTTAGTAGATATAAATTTAAGCAATATTAGTAGCGAAGATGGTTTAGAAATAGCAAAAACTATTTTAGATAGTAAATGTGACACGAAAATAGCTATATTAACAGGCTATGATTTGCCTGTTTATCGATATGAAGCTCAAAAAATTGGTGTAAGTGGCTTTATTAATAAAAATATTATGCCAGATAAGTTGTTGGAAATTTTAATTAAAATTAACGAAGGTATTTGTTATTTTCCAATGTCTATGGACTATGTTGAAGAATTAACCGATAGTGAGAAACAAATTTTACAGTTACTATGTGGTGGATATAAGCGTAAAGAAATTGCTACTATGTTATATGCTAGTGAACGCACAATTTCAAACCATATTCAACATATGTTTGATAAATTGGATGTTTCATCTTCATTAGAAGCTGTAACAAAAGGAATACAATTAGGATATATTCAACCTCATTATAGAAATCGTTAA
- a CDS encoding ABC transporter permease, with protein MFLALRELKQSKLRYGLIGLIMILLSFLVLVISGLANGLSYDNASSIQNMDATKFVLADDAENKLLRSQIKKEDVDDVVGQVDAKDAVPFHVKVSTYEKKDSSKKVDIAIFASERDTFLEPKIVKGNALGTAQDEMVADESIKEKGIDIGDTIIDPVSKKEFKIVGFTKDQMFSHTPVVYVNQDVWGQIAQPNQKDYSAIALRTDKEVKNAHVIEKKEVLQSIPGYKEEQGTLTMIIAFLLVIAALLIGVFFYVITLQKTQQLGVLKAIGTKNSYLANTLVVQALFLSVVAMGISIVLVEGLQKILPESMPFLLTTTMIGQYAGIFIVISILGTLISLYQVLKVDALEAIGGGM; from the coding sequence ATGTTTCTAGCTCTGCGTGAATTAAAACAATCAAAATTAAGATATGGATTAATCGGGCTCATCATGATTTTATTATCATTTTTAGTTCTTGTGATTTCTGGATTAGCAAATGGTTTATCGTATGATAATGCATCATCAATTCAAAATATGGATGCAACAAAATTTGTATTAGCAGATGATGCAGAAAATAAATTACTCCGTTCACAAATAAAGAAAGAAGATGTGGATGATGTAGTAGGGCAAGTAGATGCAAAAGATGCTGTGCCATTTCATGTGAAGGTTTCTACGTATGAAAAGAAGGATAGTTCAAAAAAGGTTGATATTGCAATTTTTGCAAGTGAACGTGACACGTTCTTGGAACCAAAGATTGTGAAAGGGAATGCATTAGGAACAGCACAAGATGAAATGGTTGCTGACGAATCGATTAAAGAAAAAGGCATAGATATTGGCGATACAATTATCGATCCAGTTTCGAAAAAGGAATTCAAAATCGTTGGCTTTACGAAAGATCAAATGTTTAGTCACACACCTGTTGTTTATGTGAATCAAGATGTATGGGGACAAATTGCGCAGCCAAATCAAAAGGATTATAGCGCAATTGCACTTCGTACTGATAAAGAAGTGAAAAATGCACATGTGATTGAGAAAAAAGAAGTTCTTCAAAGTATTCCAGGGTATAAAGAAGAACAAGGAACATTAACAATGATTATTGCGTTCTTGCTTGTGATTGCTGCTTTATTAATCGGTGTGTTCTTCTATGTCATTACATTACAAAAAACGCAGCAATTAGGTGTATTAAAAGCAATTGGAACGAAAAATTCGTATTTAGCAAATACTTTAGTTGTGCAAGCATTATTCTTATCTGTTGTTGCAATGGGGATAAGTATTGTATTAGTAGAAGGATTGCAAAAGATTTTGCCAGAAAGCATGCCATTTTTATTAACAACGACAATGATTGGCCAATATGCAGGAATCTTTATTGTCATTAGTATTCTAGGAACACTTATTTCCTTATATCAAGTGTTAAAAGTTGATGCACTAGAAGCAATTGGAGGTGGCATGTAA
- a CDS encoding ABC transporter ATP-binding protein, whose protein sequence is MTSLLKLEEVSKVYGEGNTEVTALHPISLDVKAGEFIGIVGPSGSGKSTLLSIAGALLSPSKGNIYIREQNITRLSEKEMTDIRLRKIGFIFQFANLVPYLNVKEQLLYIAKLKKEDRKESEKRVDHLLAAFGLSQRKNHYPNQLSGGEKQRVAIARAFMNNPDLILADEPTASLDSKRGREVVEMMKREVKESQKAAIMITHDERMLDVCDRILTLRDGKLV, encoded by the coding sequence ATGACTTCATTATTAAAATTAGAGGAAGTAAGTAAAGTGTACGGAGAAGGAAATACCGAAGTAACTGCTCTACATCCAATTTCACTTGATGTGAAGGCGGGAGAGTTTATCGGTATTGTTGGTCCCTCTGGATCAGGGAAAAGTACTTTGTTATCAATTGCTGGTGCGTTATTATCACCATCAAAAGGAAACATTTACATTCGTGAACAAAATATTACGCGTTTATCAGAAAAGGAAATGACAGATATTCGTTTAAGAAAAATCGGGTTCATTTTTCAGTTTGCAAATCTTGTTCCCTATTTAAATGTAAAGGAACAATTACTCTACATTGCAAAATTAAAGAAAGAAGACCGAAAAGAATCCGAAAAGCGTGTGGATCATTTGTTAGCTGCATTTGGATTATCTCAAAGAAAAAATCATTATCCAAATCAATTATCTGGCGGAGAAAAACAAAGGGTTGCAATTGCTCGTGCTTTCATGAATAATCCAGATTTAATATTAGCGGATGAACCAACAGCAAGCCTTGATTCAAAACGTGGGCGCGAAGTTGTCGAAATGATGAAACGAGAAGTAAAAGAAAGTCAAAAAGCAGCGATTATGATTACACATGACGAAAGAATGCTGGATGTATGTGATCGCATCTTAACATTACGTGACGGAAAGTTAGTATAG
- a CDS encoding DUF4260 domain-containing protein, with protein sequence MEKKIIRMEGLIVLIATIYIYALNEFSWLIFFLLLLVPDVSMLAYLINNRIGAQIYNLFHTYIVSILLVLIGLFLKSDVTLMIGLIWTAHIGMDRLFGCGLKYQTDFKDTHIQKL encoded by the coding sequence ATGGAGAAAAAAATCATACGTATGGAAGGGCTTATTGTCTTAATAGCGACCATTTATATATATGCATTAAATGAGTTTAGCTGGTTAATATTCTTCTTGTTGCTTTTAGTACCTGATGTTTCAATGCTAGCATATCTTATTAATAATCGTATTGGTGCGCAGATTTATAACCTGTTTCATACTTACATAGTATCAATATTACTGGTTTTGATCGGTTTATTTCTAAAATCAGATGTGACTCTTATGATCGGCTTAATTTGGACAGCTCATATTGGAATGGATCGTCTGTTCGGATGTGGTCTTAAATATCAAACGGATTTTAAGGATACGCATATTCAGAAGTTATAA
- a CDS encoding CPBP family intramembrane glutamic endopeptidase, which yields MNNDMKRYLICTFIFTWILWALLISLIKWDITTFGTPLAMILFVFGGIMPAISAISLKKKYGSKEEFRVFIKNIVNAKHHFAWYILLIVLAFISCYLPTLFGGETMQKPLYVALFNFPMIIGGGVEEIGWRGFLQPALQKRFSSFLSTMIVSIIWAVWHLPLWFIPGTNQSQINFIYFIITIIAVSFIYTTIYNATKSIFMCLVFHALMNSFWSVYVPNDKILPACSTLIFGIFVFIVYKLVIKRKSTLLTG from the coding sequence ATGAATAATGATATGAAACGATACTTAATATGCACGTTCATATTTACATGGATACTCTGGGCACTATTAATTAGCTTGATAAAATGGGACATTACCACATTCGGTACTCCATTAGCAATGATATTGTTTGTTTTCGGAGGTATCATGCCAGCAATTAGTGCAATTAGTTTAAAGAAAAAATATGGATCAAAAGAGGAGTTTAGAGTTTTTATCAAAAACATTGTTAACGCTAAACATCATTTTGCATGGTATATTCTGCTCATTGTTCTAGCTTTTATTAGCTGTTATCTGCCAACGCTATTTGGTGGGGAAACGATGCAAAAGCCATTATACGTTGCATTATTTAATTTTCCAATGATTATTGGTGGTGGAGTTGAGGAAATCGGATGGAGGGGATTCTTGCAACCTGCACTTCAAAAAAGGTTTTCTTCATTTTTAAGCACCATGATTGTGAGCATAATATGGGCTGTTTGGCACCTGCCGTTATGGTTCATTCCAGGCACTAACCAGTCTCAAATAAATTTTATATACTTTATAATCACGATAATTGCCGTATCCTTCATATATACTACAATTTATAATGCAACTAAAAGTATTTTTATGTGTCTAGTTTTCCATGCACTTATGAATTCTTTTTGGAGCGTATACGTGCCAAATGATAAGATTTTACCAGCCTGTTCAACTCTTATCTTTGGAATTTTCGTCTTTATAGTGTATAAATTAGTGATAAAAAGAAAAAGTACTTTATTAACAGGTTAA
- a CDS encoding D-cysteine desulfhydrase, whose product MNLAKFPRKKYTESYTPIEKLNHFSEVLGGPSIYFKRDDLLGLTAGGNKTRKLEFLVADAQAKGADTLITAGGIQSNHCRLTLAAAVKEKMKCILVLEEGLEPEEKPDFNGNYFLYHLLGAENVIVVPNGTDLMDEMQKVAKEVTEKGHTPYVIPVGGSNPTGAMGYIACAEEIMAQSFEQGIDFNTVVCVSGSGGMHAGLITGFYGRQTGIPVIGMNVSRGKAEQEEKVCKLVQETSAHVGILNSIPREAVTCFDEYVGPGYALPTPEMVEAVQLLAKTEGVLLDPVYTGKAVAGLIDLIRKGTFKKEDNILFVHSGGSPALYANTSLFS is encoded by the coding sequence ATGAATTTAGCAAAATTCCCTAGAAAAAAATATACAGAATCATATACGCCAATTGAAAAATTAAATCACTTTTCTGAAGTCCTAGGAGGACCTTCTATTTATTTTAAACGAGATGATTTACTTGGTTTAACAGCTGGTGGAAATAAAACAAGAAAATTAGAATTCCTTGTGGCGGATGCACAGGCGAAAGGTGCAGATACGTTAATTACTGCTGGCGGTATTCAGTCCAATCATTGCCGATTAACATTAGCAGCTGCGGTAAAAGAGAAAATGAAATGCATTCTTGTATTAGAAGAAGGACTTGAACCAGAAGAAAAACCAGATTTTAATGGGAATTACTTCTTATATCATTTATTAGGTGCTGAAAATGTAATCGTTGTGCCAAACGGAACTGACCTTATGGATGAGATGCAAAAAGTGGCCAAAGAAGTAACTGAAAAAGGGCATACACCATACGTCATTCCAGTTGGAGGATCCAATCCTACCGGTGCAATGGGATATATTGCATGTGCAGAGGAAATTATGGCTCAATCGTTTGAGCAAGGGATAGATTTCAATACGGTTGTTTGTGTAAGTGGCAGCGGGGGCATGCATGCTGGTTTGATCACTGGATTTTATGGAAGACAAACAGGGATTCCGGTAATTGGAATGAATGTGAGCCGCGGGAAAGCTGAACAAGAAGAAAAGGTATGTAAGCTTGTGCAAGAAACTTCAGCGCATGTTGGTATTCTAAACAGTATTCCGCGTGAGGCCGTGACATGTTTTGATGAATACGTTGGACCAGGATACGCTTTACCAACACCTGAAATGGTAGAAGCTGTTCAGCTTTTAGCAAAAACAGAAGGGGTTTTACTGGATCCAGTATATACAGGGAAAGCAGTAGCTGGACTGATCGACCTAATTCGAAAAGGTACATTTAAGAAAGAAGATAACATTCTATTTGTACATTCAGGTGGTTCTCCGGCGTTATATGCGAATACATCACTATTTTCCTAA
- a CDS encoding alpha/beta hydrolase family protein, translating to MNQTDIQLGNIHGLLLQPTKQDKKITIVFYHGWGSSIYHQIFLGTILTNFGYTVIIPEIIYHDSRTALENHFSKPIMEQYFWKTILHTVKHDINDLFTSIYESEYCLGHKIVVLGSSMGGFISSGAFIKDSKIDALININGSGAWITSEEIFQKQGSNIANEIHMIRKMDPIQFIERIHNRPILLLHGASDAVVSPLGQQTFCEKVQSHHQDTTANITFMLYQNINHSISIPMIEKIVNWLDEQFVLYS from the coding sequence TTGAATCAAACAGACATTCAACTAGGAAACATACATGGTCTCTTATTACAGCCCACAAAACAGGATAAAAAAATAACAATCGTTTTCTATCATGGATGGGGATCTAGCATTTATCATCAAATCTTTTTAGGTACCATCTTAACTAACTTTGGATATACCGTAATTATTCCAGAAATTATTTATCACGATTCACGGACAGCTTTAGAAAATCATTTTTCTAAACCGATAATGGAACAATATTTCTGGAAAACCATTTTGCATACTGTTAAACATGATATAAATGATTTATTTACTAGTATCTATGAGAGTGAATACTGCTTAGGTCATAAAATTGTAGTTCTCGGAAGTTCAATGGGTGGATTCATATCCTCAGGAGCTTTTATCAAAGATTCAAAAATTGATGCACTTATTAATATAAATGGTTCAGGAGCTTGGATAACTTCTGAAGAGATTTTTCAAAAGCAAGGCTCAAATATCGCCAATGAAATTCATATGATTAGAAAAATGGATCCTATTCAATTTATCGAACGCATTCATAATCGACCTATACTATTATTACACGGGGCAAGTGATGCTGTTGTCTCGCCTCTTGGACAACAAACATTTTGTGAAAAAGTACAATCACACCATCAAGATACAACAGCTAACATTACATTTATGCTATACCAAAATATCAATCATTCTATAAGTATTCCAATGATTGAAAAAATAGTAAACTGGTTAGATGAGCAATTTGTTCTTTATAGCTAA